A window of Panicum virgatum strain AP13 chromosome 8K, P.virgatum_v5, whole genome shotgun sequence contains these coding sequences:
- the LOC120644395 gene encoding TPD1 protein homolog 1A-like, with product MASRAPFHATSKSKIENPAELNRRPTTMAQSKLLILLPALLLLLVPVQGARPVAASPKKCAASSVTVEQANTGEKAGYDPVFEVAVRNTCGCAVRGVYLRSEGFASSVAVDPRLFRREGRDYLVGDGRRIEPASAVRFRYAWDRAFRMTAAAVHDDCS from the exons aTGGCATCACGAGCACCGTTCCATGCCACAAGCAAATCCAAGATCGAGAACCCAGCTGAACTGAACAGGAGACCCACCACCATGGCACAGTCCAAGCTTCTGATTCTCCTCCccgcccttctcctcctcctcgttccAGTGCAAG GGGCgaggccggtggcggcgagccCCAAGAAGTGCGCGGCGTCGAGCGTGACGGTGGAGCAGGCCAACACGGGGGAGAAGGCCGGGTACGACCCGGTGTTCGAGGTGGCGGTGCGCAACACCTGCGGCTGCGCCGTCCGCGGCGTGTACCTCCGCTCCGAGGGCTTCGCGAGCTCTGTCGCCGTCGACCCGCGCCTGTTCCGGCGCGAGGGCCGCGACTACCTCGTCGGCGACGGCCGCCGGATCGAGCCCGCGTCCGCCGTGCGCTTCCGCTACGCCTGGGACCGCGCGTTCcggatgacggccgccgccgtgcatgACGACTGCTCCTGA